A section of the Triticum dicoccoides isolate Atlit2015 ecotype Zavitan chromosome 7A, WEW_v2.0, whole genome shotgun sequence genome encodes:
- the LOC119334697 gene encoding protein GOS9-like, whose translation MSQSPSPSPSPVVKLGAWGGDDGVAHDITVAPQRLESITIRWGKVLDSVGFTYRDKDKRLHTAGPWGGAGGEKGVPDTITLGPSEYITQVDWSVGPFKLKEIEHCITSLKFVTNQATYGPFGYGVDSTHYSLPVLNNGSIVGMFGRAGDYLHAIGFYVTAEQAEDAVHV comes from the exons ATG AGCCAGAGCCCGAGCCCGAGCCCGAGCCCGGTGGTAAAGCTGGGGGcgtggggcggcgacgacggggtcgCCCACGACATCACGGTGGCGCCGCAGCGGCTGGAGAGCATCACCATCCGCTGGGGCAAGGTCCTCGACTCCGTCGGCTTCACCTACAGGGACAAGGACAAGCGGCTGCACACCGCCGGGCCCTGGGGCGGCGCCGGAGGGGAAAAGGGTGTGCCAGACACG ATCACCCTGGGGCCCTCGGAGTACATAACTCAAGTGGACTGGTCGGTGGGCCCGTTCAAGCTCAAGGAAATCGAGCACTGCATCACCTCACTCAAGTTTGTGACCAACCAGGCCACCTACGGCCCGTTCGGCTACGGGGTGGACAGCACGCACTACAGCCTGCCCGTGCTCAACAATGGCAGCATCGTCGGCATGTTCGGCCGTGCCGGAGACTACCTCCACGCCATTGGCTTCTATGTCACGGCCGAACAAGCCGAGGATGCTGTCCATGTCTGA